The sequence below is a genomic window from Borreliella afzelii.
CTATTACTAGAGGCCGAGCGCATAAATGAAATTGATACGCTTGCCAAAGCGCATCTTAGCAGCCATTTTAATAAAGAAACGCTACTTGCAAAAGGATACACGCTAAAAGATATTATGCAAGCACAACGTAGAGAACTTGTTCGTAAGTTTGTTCCAATTGAGCAAATTAAAGCTATTGCCAAAGCATCAGATATAAGCCATATCGATGGAGAAATATTAGAGCAACTTGTCTCTTTAGCTAAAGTGAATATCAAATTAAGAAAAAATGCTAATAGCAATTCTTCTTCTGTTGACGCTATTAAGGGCAATATTATTGCTAAATCAGAAGAAAGAGTAAGTTTGCTTGATTCTAATTTTGTTCCAATTAATTTTACGGAGTTTGTACAAGCGATAAGTAATACTTACAAGCAAAGACGAGCTCAGTTTTATGAAAATCTAAAAAGAAATAAAAGAACAAGCATTGCTTAAAGGAGTTTAAAATGAGTGACATTACAAAAATTAAAGAAGAGTTTGATAAAAAAGTTGCAGAAATTAAAGCATTAATGAAAAATCCGCAACAAGACTCTGGTTTGCTTAGTAATTCTTTAGAGTTTAGAGATAAAAACCTAATTTATTCTAATTCTGGTGGTGTTTTTACTAGCAGCAAAGACAAAATAGAAAACTATCCTGTTAAAGGGTATCCCTATAAGCGTGGAGTCAAGCTTAGTTT
It includes:
- a CDS encoding DUF1357 family protein, which produces LLLEAERINEIDTLAKAHLSSHFNKETLLAKGYTLKDIMQAQRRELVRKFVPIEQIKAIAKASDISHIDGEILEQLVSLAKVNIKLRKNANSNSSSVDAIKGNIIAKSEERVSLLDSNFVPINFTEFVQAISNTYKQRRAQFYENLKRNKRTSIA